A single region of the Hirundo rustica isolate bHirRus1 chromosome 17, bHirRus1.pri.v3, whole genome shotgun sequence genome encodes:
- the KREMEN1 gene encoding kremen protein 1 has product MEPPALAAVLAFSGLALSCCREPVLSECYTANGADYRGTQNQTSQYAGKPCLFWNETFEHPYNTVKYPNGEGGLGEHNYCRNPDGDVSPWCYIAEHEDGIYWKYCEIPSCRMPGNLGCYKDHGEPPPLTGTSETSNKLTIQTCISSCRSQQFKFAGMESGYACFCGNNPDYWRYGEAASTECNSVCFGDHTQPCGGDGRVILFDTLIGACGGNYTSATAVIYSPDFPDTYGTGKVCYWTIQVPGASQIHFTFVLFEIKDATDMVELLDGYTYHVLARFNGKNRPPHTFNISLDFVILYFFSDDINQAQGFAIRYRAVKDNVHPNKIPVNHTLSEKINEQANLSINAARSSKILYVITTSPSHPTSSMPEWTIYSLTALLILSVTAIIAKILLHITMRSHQIPAAAETEDCSDVTTAGEIWSIFYQPSTSISIFKKKLRNQQDDCNPLVGN; this is encoded by the exons ATGGAGCCTCCCGCCCTCGCCGCCGTCCTGGCCTTCTCCGGGCTGGCGCTGAGCTGCTGCCGCGAGCCCGTTCTGTCCG aATGCTATACAGCAAATGGGGCTGACTATCGTGGCACTCAGAACCAGACCTCCCAATATGCAGGGAAACCTTGTCTTTTTTGGAATGAGACCTTTGAGCATCCTTATAATACTGTGAAATATCCCAATGGGGAGGGAGGGCTTGGAGAGCATAACTACTGCAG aaaccCCGATGGGGATGTCAGCCCATGGTGCTATATTGCAGAACATGAAGATGGAATATACTGGAAATACTGTGAGATTCCATCCTGCCGAA TGCCAGGAAACCTGGGCTGTTACAAGGACCACGGAGAGCCACCACCTTTGACTGGCACCAGCGAGACCTCCAATAAACTCACAATCCAAACGTGCATCAGCTCCTGCCGAAGCCAGCAGTTTAAG TTTGCAGGCATGGAATCAGGTTATGCTTGTTTCTGTGGAAATAATCCTGACTACTGGAGATACGGGGAGGCAGCCAGTACGGAATGCAACAGTGTTTGCTTTGGAGACCACACTCAGCCCTGCGGTGGGGATGGCAGAGTCATTCTTTTTGACA CCCTTATTGGTGCCTGTGGAGGGAATTACACTTCTGCTACAGCTGTGATCTATTCCCCAGATTTCCCTGACACATATGGCACAGGCAAAGTCTGTTACTGGACCATACAAGTTCCAGGAGCCTCCCAAATCCACTTCACCTTTGTCCTTTTTGAAATCAAAGATGCTACAGATATGGTGGAATTGCTGGATGGTTATACCTATCACGTTCTAGCTCGTTTTAATGGCAAGAACCGGCCTCCCCACACCTTTAACATCTCTTtggattttgttattttgtattttttctccgATGACATCAATCAAGCCCAGGGATTTGCTATCAGGTATAGAG ctgtgaagGACAATGTGCATCCAAACAAGATCCCAGTGAATCACACCCTTTCAGAGAAGATAAATGAACAGGCAAATCTCAGCATCAATGCAGCCCGGTCATCGAAGATCCTCTATGTCATCACAACCAGCCCAAGCCATCCCACTAGCTCCATGCCTG AATGGACAATATACAGTCTCACAGCACTGCTTATCCTAAGTGTTACAGCCATAATAGCAAAGATACTTCTGCACATTACCATGAG GTCCCACCagattccagctgcagctgaaactGAAGATTGCAGTGATGTCACTACTGCTGGTGAGATCTGGAGTATATTTTACCAACCATCCACATCAATATCCATCTTCAAGAAAAAGCTTCGAAATCAACAAGACGATTGCAACCCACTGGTGGGAAACTGA